The genomic window CGGAGTTGATGCGCCCCTCGAAGTTGCGGTTCCCGGAAAGTACCGAGGCCGCCACGAGCCTGCGCTCCTGGACCTCCCGGGCGATCTCCTCCGGGAGCGGCCCGGAGTTGCCGATGCAGGTGGTGCAGCCGTAGCCCACCGTCTGGAAGCCGAGCTGGTCCAGGTACGGCTGCAGCCCGGACTTTTCGTAGTACTCCGTGACCACCTTGGAGCCGGGCGCCAGCGAGGTCTTCACCCACGGCTTCCGCTGCAGCCCGTGCTCCGCCGCCTTCTTCGCCAGCAGCCCCGCCGCGATCATCACCGCCGGGTTGGAGGTGTTGGTGCACGAGGTGATGGCCGCGATCACCACCGACCCGTGGTCGATGGCGCCTTCGTCGCTGTGCGGCGAGGCATCCGCCGCCGCTTGCGAGCCGGCTGCCGCGCCGGAGCCCTCGCCCCAGACACCGCTGGCCTTGTCGGCGCGGTTCTCCAGGCCGATGGCGGCCGCGTCCTTGACCGCGGCGGGCGGCGGCCACCCCTCCGGGACGAGCGACGGGAGCGCCTCGCGGAAGGCCTTCTTGACGTTGGAGAGCGGGATGCGGTCCTGCGGCCGCTTGGGGCCGGCCACGCTCGGCTCGACGGTGTTGAGATCCAGGGTGAGCGTGTCGGTGAAGACGGGCTCCGGGGAATCCTTGGTGTGGAAGAGCCCCTGCTCCTTCATGTAGGCCTCCACCAGCGCGATCCGCTCCTCCGGGCGGCCGGTGAAGCGGAGGTACTGCAGCGTCACCTCGTCCGGCGGGAAGATGGCGCAGGTGGCGCCGTACTCCGGGCTCATGTTGCCGATGGTGGCGCGGTCCGCCAGCGCCAGCGAGGCCACGCCGGGGCCGTAGAACTCCACGAACTTCCCCACCACCCCCTTCTTGCGCAGAAGCTCGGTGATGGTGAGCACCAGGTCGGTGGCCGTCGCCCCCTCCGGGAGCTCGCCCTCCAGCCGGAAGCCGATCACCTCGGGGATCAGCATGGAGATGGGCTGCCCCAGCATCGCCGCCTCCGCCTCGATTCCGCCCACGCCCCACGCCAGCACCCCCAGCCCGTTCACCATGGGGGTGTGCGAGTCCGTCCCCACGCACGTGTCCGGGTACGCCAGCGGCAGGCCGCCGTCGTCCGGGAGGTTCGGGTTCTCGTCCGTGGAGAACACCACGCGCGACAGGTACTCCAGGTTCACCTGGTGCACGATCCCGGTGTTGGGCGGCACCACCTTGAAGTTGTCGAAGGCCTGCTGCCCCCAGCGCAGGAACGCATAGCGCTCGGCGTTGCGCTGGTAGTCCAGCTCCACGTTCTTCTCGAACGCGTCCGCGGTGCCGAAGGCGTCCACCTGGATGGAGTGGTCGATCACCAGCTCCACCGGCTGCAGCGGGTTGATCCGGGCCGGGTCGCCGCCCAGCTCCGCCATGGCATCGCGCATGGCCGCCAGGTCAACCACGCAGGGGACGCCCGTGAAGTCCTGCAGCACGGTGCGTGCGGGGGTGTAGGCGATCTCCCGCTCCGGCCTCTCGGCCGGGTTCCAGCGCGCCATGGCCAGCACATCCTCGCGCGTGACGGAGACGCCGTCCTCGTGGCGGAGCAGGTTCTCCAGCAGGATCCGGAGCGAATAGGGGAGCCGGGACACGTCGATCCCCTCCCTTTCCAGCGCGTTCAGGCGGAAGATCCGGTACTCCCGGTCTCCCACGCGCAGCGTAGAGCGGGCGCCAAAGCTGTCGGTCATCGTGGTCTCCATTCTGAATCCGGTACGTGCGCGGGGGCGCCCGGGCCCGGGCGTCGCGCCGCTCCCGGACAGTTTAGCCGCCCGGCTGCGCGGCGGAAAGGCACGCCCGGCGGCGAAAGGGCAGCCTCGCCGCAAGTGTGGTTCCACGGGCGCGCGGGTGCGCCGCCGGGAGCGCGTCGCTATCTTTCATCCCTTCCAGGTCCGCGCCCCAGGGCGGGACGCAGCCACGCCATCTCGTGACCGGAGCCAGATGAGCCGGGAAGTGATCCTGATCGGCGACAAGGTGCTGATCAAGCCGGAAGAGAACGAGAAGACCCCGTCCGGCCTGTACCTGCCGCAGAGCGTGGCGGAGAAGGAGAAGGTGGGCGGCGGCTACGTGGTGAACGTGGGCCCCGGCTACCCCACCTCCGAGCCCGCCGGGGGCGACGGCGAGCCCTGGTCGCGCACCGCTTCGAAGACCGGGGTGCGCTACGTGCCGCTGCAGGCGTCCAAGGGCGACTATGCCATCTACCTCCGCCGCGAGGCCGTGGAGGTGGAGATCGACGACAGCGCCTACCTGATCGTCCCCCACGCCGCCATCCTCCTGCTGATCCGCGACCGGATCCCGCTTCCGTAGACGCTTCGCGCAGGGACGACGCACCGCGCCCGCACCGGCAGGTTCCGGTGCGGGCGCTTCGCGTTGCGCACTCCCGGACTCCCTACTCCCCGACCGGAGCCCTCCCCGCCGGCAGGTGCAGCCGGAACGTCGATCCAGCCCCGGGGGTGCTCTCCACCGTCACCTGCCCGCCGAGCAGCTCCTCGGCGATCCGCCTCGACACGCTGAGGCCCAGTCCGGAGCCCTCCACCTCGCGGCTGGCGCTCTGGCGCACCTGCCAGAACGGGTCGAAGATGCGCTCCAGGTCGTCCGCCGCGATCCCGATCCCCGTATCCTCCACCGATACCAGGGTCCCCTCCCCCGCCTCCTCCACCCGGACGCGGATCCCACCCTCGCGGGTGAACTTCAGCGCGTTGGACAGGATGTTGGCGAGCACCTGGCGGATCCGGGCCGGGTCGCTGAACAGGGGGAGCGCGTCGGGACCCTCCAGCGACAGCATGAGCCCCTTGGCCGCGGCACCCGGCGCGATCATGTCCGCCGCCTCGCGCGTGACCGCCACCAGGTCCATGGGCTCCGGGCGCGCCTCCGCCCGCCCGGCCTGGAGCTGCGAGAAGGTGAGGATCTCCTCCACCAGCGCAAGCTGGTGCCGGGCTGCGGCGCCGATCCGCTCCACGTGCTTGCGGTCGCCCTCGGGGACCGGCTCCGGAAGTCCCATCTCCAGCAGCTGCGCGTAGCCGAGGATGGCCGCGAGCGGCGTGCGCAGCTCGTGGCTCATCACGGCCAGGAAGTCGGTCTTGGCCCGGTTGGCCGCCTCCGCGTCCGCAGTGCGCACCTTGAGCTCCTCCACGGTGGCCTCCAGCTCCGCGGCCAGCGACTCGAGCTGCTCCTGCTGGCGGACGCGCTCGGTGACGTCGCGGGCGATCCCCGTGAAGAAGCGCCGCCCTCCCCGGGTGTACGCCCCGAAGCTGATCTCCAGCGCGATCTCGCGCCCGTCGCGGTGCAGCCCCGGCAGCTCGACCCCGTCCCAGGGGATCCGCCTCCGGCCCGTGGCGACGAAGTGCGCCATCCCCTGCTGGTGGGCTTCGCGCATCCGCTCCGGGATGAGCATGGACAGGCTCCGTCCGGCCAGCTCCTCCGGGCGGTAGCCGAAGATCCGTTCCACGGCCGGGTTGGCGTACTGGACGATGCTCTCCTCGTCGATGGCGAAGATCGCGTCCGAGGCGCTCTCGGCGTAGATTCGGAAGCGCTCCTCCGCTTCGCGGTGCGCGGCCTCCGCGGCCTCGCGCGCCTGGACCTGCTCCTGCGCCCGGTCGTAGAGCAGCGCGTTCTTTACGGCCATGGCAACGCGGTCGGCCACCACCTGCAGCAGGTACAGGTCGCGCGCGGTGAAGGTCCGCGGTGCGACCGTGCCCAGGTGCAGCACCCCCAGGAGGTCACCCTCCGCCAGGAGCGGCGCCACCATCATGGAGGAGAGCCGCTGCAGGCCGGGGCTTACGGTCTCGAACCGGGACACGTCGTCCACGATGACCGGCTGTCGGCGCGCCGCCACCGCCCCCGTGATCCCCTGGCCCACGGGGATCTCCACCGGGTGCTCCAGCTCCTCTTCGAGCCCGCTGGAGGCGCGTACCACCAGCGTGCTCCCCTCTTCCGAGCAAAGGAGGACGGTGGCCGCGTCCACGCCGAGGATCGCGCGGAGCCGGTCCAGCAGCTCCCGAAGAAGCTCCGGGAGCGTGAGGTGCGCCAGGATCGCCTCCGTGACGGCCTGCAGCGCGCGGAGGTGCTGGCGGACCTCCTCGGCGCTCAGCTCCGCCAGGATCTGGTCCGGCGCGGTCAGAGGAACCCGGAAACGTGGCTCGTCCGCGGCCTGGATCGTCATGCGTCGTCGTTACGGTGGCTCGTGCACCCGGCCGTCGGCCGGAACAAACGGAGCAGTTGCAAGATAGACGCCCGCCTGCCGCGCTTCCCGGAAGTCGACGCAAAACGGGGGCGCCCCCGCCGGAGCACCCCCGCCTGTAACTGGTTCCCTTTCGCACTCCCGCACTCACGCACTTCCGCACTCCGTCAGGCACACGCCTCGCACGTGGCCCGGAACTCCGGCGTCTCCACCTGGATCGTCATGTGGTGCAGCCCGAAGCGCTCGTGCAGCATCGCGTGCAGGGCGCTCAGGACCTCGCCGCCGGGACGGGCCCCCGCCCCGTCCCCCACCACCACGTGCGCGCTCATCGCGTCCATCCCGCTGGTGATGGTCCACACGTGCAGGTCGTGCACCTCCCCTACCCCGTCCACCTCCACCATCGCGGCGCGCACCGCCTCGACGTCGATGTGCCCCGGGGTCCCCTCCAGCAGGACCCCCACGCTCTCGCGCAGCAGGTGCCAGGACGAGTAGATCACCAGGATGCCGATCGCCACCGACACGGCCGGGTCCGCCCAGTACCACCCGAAGGCCCACACCAGCAGGCCGCCGGTGATGGCGCCCACGCTCCCCAGCGCGTCGGTGAGCAGGTGGAGCCAGGCTCCGCGCACGTTCAGGCTCTCGTCCTTGCCGCCGTGCAGCATCAGGAGCCCCACCACGTTCACCAGCAGGCCCCCGACGGCGATCGCCATCACCACCCCGCCCGCCACCGGCTGCGGCTCCCGGATGCGCTCCCACGCCTCCACGAAGATGAAGAGCGAGATGGCGATCAGGGTGGCCCCGTTCGCCAGCGCCGCCAGGATCTCCGTGCGGTAGTAGCCGTAGGTGCGCTGCGGGGTGGCCGGGCGCTGCGCGATCCAGATGGCGAAGAGCGAGAGCGCCAGCGCCCCCACGTCGGAGAGCATGTGTCCCGCGTCCGCCAGCAGCGCCAGCGAGTTGGCCCACCAGCCCCCCACCGCCTCCGCGACCATGTACGTGGCGGCCAGCGCCAGCGTGATCGTGAGGCGGCGGACGTTGCGCGCCCCGGCCGAGCCGTGCCCGTGGTGTCCGTGGCCGTGCGAGTGGCCGTGTCCGTGGTGGTGTCCCGCTCCCATATCGCTCCTCGAGTCCGTCCTCGCCTGGCCGGAATGAAAAAGCCCCCGCCCCCGGCCCGCAAGTGCGGTGCTCGTACGGACGGAGGCGTCGCCGCGCGCGGGCGTGGTGGTCGGGCCGGTCGCCTACCCCGCGAACCGCGTGGGAGAGTGCTGCGCCCGGCGCCAGCTCCACACCAGGATCGCCAGCCCGCCCAGGATCATCAGCACGCTCAGCGTCTGCCCCATGGTCAGCGGGCCCAGCACCGTCCCCAGCGGGTCGTCCGCGCTGCGGAACTGCGCGTCCGGCTGCCGGAATAGCTCCACGAAGCTGCGGAAGAGCCCGTACCCCACCAGGAAGATCCCGCCGAAGGTGCCGTCCGGGAGGCGGATCCCGCGACGGCGCGTCCAGGCGTACACCGCCCACAGGATGAGCCCCAACAGCAGCCCCTCGGTAAGGGCTTCGTAGAGCTGCGACGGGTGCCGGAGCGGCACCTGCTCGCGGACGGCCTCCCACGCCCCCGTCTCGTACGCGGCCTCGATGGCGCGCTCCCGCTCCCGCATGGGGAGTCCCTCCAGACGCAGGAGCCGGACCGCCGCCGGGTCCGTCGGGAAGCGCATCGCCCAGGGCACGTCCGGCTCGGCCACGCGGCCGTACAGCTCGCCGTTGACGAAGTTGGCGAGCCGGACGAAGAAGATCCCGAAGGGGACCGCCAGCGCCAGCCCGTCGCCCAGGTTGAAGAAGGGGATGCGGTGCTTCCGGGTGAACCACCAGGTGGCCAGGATCACCCCGAGCAGCCCCCCGTGGAAGGAGAGCCCGCCCTCCCAGATGCGGAAGATGCGCGCCGGGCTGGCCGCGAAGTCCGCGAAGTCGTAGAAGAGGATGTAGCCGAGGCGCCCCCCCAGGATCACCCCCAGCACCAGCGCGGTGATCAGGTCGCCCGCGGCGTCCGGCTCCATCCGCAGGAAGCCGGACTGCGCCAGGCGGCGCAGGATGACGTAGGCGACGAAGAACCCCGCCAGGTACCCGAGCCCGTACCAGCGGACGTCGATGGGGCCGGGGAGGTCCAGCGCCACCGGGTCGATCCGGGGGAACGGGACCTCCAGGAGGAGCGAGGCGAGCGCCGTGGCCGTCAACGGGAGCCGGGGAGAGGGTGGCCGGGGAGGGAGCGCGCGGGCGTCACTTCGCCTGCGCGCGCGCCTCCGCCTCCGCGAGGCGCATCTCGTACACGGAGCGCTGGAACGAGCCCTCCTCGGTGGTCCCCAGGAGCCGGCGGTACAGCTCCGCCGCCCCGGCGAAGTCGCCCGCCTGCTGCCGCAGGAGCGCCGCCCCCTCCAGCGCCTCCTGGCGCAGGTAGTCGAGCTGTGCCGCGTCCGCCACGCGCAGGTACGCGTCGATGGCGGCCTGCCGGTTCCCCGCCTGGTTGTGGGCCGCAGCCAGGAGGAGCCCCCCCTGCGCGCCCACGACGGTGCGCGGCCCCTCGCCCATCTCCTGCAGGACCGCGACCGCCTTGGCGGGCTCGTTGGCCTCCAGGTGCAGGCGCGCCTGCATCAGGCGGGCCTGGTCGGCCTCCACGGTGCCGCCGAAGCGCCGCGAGAAGTCGCCCAGGTCGCGGAGCGCCAGCGTGGCGTTTCCGGAGGCCACGGTCTGCTCCACTTGGGAGAGCTGGACCGCCGCGCGCTCCGCCCGCTGCTCGCGGTAGATGCGGTAGTAGAAGAGCCCGCCCACGACGATGAGCGCCGCCACCGACACCGCGATCACGATCTTCGCGTTCCGGCGCGCCCACTCGGAGAACTGGATGGCGCGCGCCATCACGATGTCGTCGTTGTCGGGGCCGCGGGAGGTGTTCCTGGTGCGGGAGGCGACGGACGGGGAAGCCATATGCCCTCGGTGTATCGGTGTATCGGCCGGCGTGCCGTGAAGGCGCCGCGCAGGCCGGGGAGATCGGGGTGTGGGGTCGCCGCGAGGTCTGCTGCGCGGACCCGGCGCCGGATACACGCGGGGGCCCCGGAAGGGTCCCGTGCAGCGGGGTGTCCCTGGCGCGAGAACAAACCAGAAAATTAGCCGTGGTGCGCGGTCGGTGTCAACCGCGGGCGGATGGCACGCGGTTGGCCGGGGGGAGCCCGCCGCCCGGGAACGCAAACGCCCGCAGGCGGCTGGCAGCCACCTGCGGGCGTCGTCTCCAGTGCCCTCGGCGCGACTCGAACGCGCGACCCCAGGATTAGGAATCCTGTGCTCTATCCGACTGAGCTACGAGGGCGGCCCCACGGGACAGGGTCCCGCGGAACGCCGAAATTTAGCGGATTCCGGGCCGAGGGTCAATCGCCGCCGCGGCGCCGCCCCTGCGCGTACCCCAGCGCGAAGCCGGTCACCAGCAGCTCCAGCGAGTCCGTCCCGCCGCCCCCGGCGAGCACCTCCTGCGGCCGCTCCCGAAGCGCGCGGGCGATCCGCTCCAGGCGGTCCGCGACCTCGGCCAGCGCGTCCGCGGCGTCCCCGGAGAGGGCGGCGCCGGCAGGCGCCGCTTCGGCCGCGGGGGCAGGCTCCTCCACCGCGTAGCCGGCCGCGGGCTCCAGCTCGGCCTCGGCGGAGGGCGCGTAGAGCGCCTCTTCCGCGGCGGCGTTCTCCGCCCCGGCGTAGTAGTCCTCCATCCCGGGGAGGGTGTCCTCCCCGGCCGGCGCGCCCTCCGTCACCGTCTCGGAGGCCGCGAACCCGACCGACCAGGCCTCCTCGCCCACGGACGGCTCCTCCTCGACGCTGAGGTCGCCCACGGCAGCGAACGGCTCGCCCGCATCCGCGGCCGGGGCGGCGGTCTCCTCCTCCTGGTGGCCCGCCCAGCTCATCCACGCGGGAGCGTCGTCCTCGCCCGCCGCGGGCGCGGAAGCCTCCGGCTCGTCCGCCGCGTCGGTGAGCCAGGGGAGGTCGTCCTCCGCGGTCTCGTCGGGGGCCTCGAACGCGGCAGGAGCCGCCGCCTCGCCGGCCGTCTGCGGCTCCTCCGAGGAGAGCCACGGCTCGTCCGCGGGCTCCGCCTCCGCCACAGGGGCGGCTTCCTCCTGCGGGGCGGCGTCCCAGGGAGCCCACGGCTCCTCGGCGGCGTCCTCCGCCTGCGGGGCAGGCTCCGGCTCGGCGGGCGGCGGAGCGTACGCGTACTCGTCCACCACGGTCGCGGTCTCCTCGGCGGGCGGACCGGCCGGAGCGGCGAAGTCCGCCGCCGGGGCGGGGCGCGCGAAGGGGGCGAACGGCGGGAGCGGCGCCGCAGCGGGCGTGCCGGTGCCCGCGTCGTCCGACGGGCGGGACACGGCCGGGCCGAACGGCGGGAAGGGCCGCCGGTCCGCGGCGGAATCTCCGGGATGTGCGCTCATCTGGCGTGTCCGGGGAGGGTGTGGACGAGGAACGGACGCGAAGGAGGGCGCGCGGGGCGCCCGGGAGGGCACGGGCGGAGCCGCAGGGCGCGCGGCCGGGAGGTGCGCGCCGGGAGATCGCTGCCGCTCGTGCCTGGGTGATGTGGGGCAAGGTACCGCGGGAGCGGGGCGGCTGTCAACCAGAACGGGCCGCGGGGCTCACCCCCCGCGGCCCGGCTCGCCCCGCTCTTCCCAGCCGAAGCGGCCCATGAGCGGTACGAAGGTGACGTCCAGCACCTCCTCCGTGCGGATCCCCTCGGGCGTCCGCCGCACCATCAGGAGCTGCTGTCCCTCCTTGGACCCGACCGGTACCAGCATCCGCCCCCCCGGGGCGAGCTGGTTCACCAGCGGCGCGGGGATCTCCGGACCGGCCGCGGACACGAGGATCGCGTCGTACGGGGCGTAGCGGCTCCAGCCGATGGTGCCGTCCCCCACCAGCAGGGCGACGTTGGAGAGGCGGAGCCGGTCCAGCACCTCCCGGGCGCGGATCGACAGCTCGCGGATCCGCTCCACCGAGTACACCCGGTCCACCAGGTGGGCCAGCACGGCCGTCTGGAAGCCGGAGCCGGTCCCGATCTCCAGCACCCGGTCGGTGGGGCCCAGCCCGAGCGCCTGCATGTAGAACGCCTGCAGCGAGGGCTGCGACGCCGTCTGCCCGAAGCCGATGGGCACGGGGGCGTCCTCGTAGGCGCGGTGCCACACCGCCTCGGGGAGGAACTCGTGCCGGGGGACCGTGTCGAAGGCGCGCAGCACCTCCAGGTCGCGGATCCCGCGCTCCTGCATCTTCCCGATCAGGGCGCGCCGCTGCGCGATGAAGCGGTCGGCGCTCACGTGCCCAGTCCCCAGGAGGCCACGTCCTCCAGTAGGGCGTGGTTGGTGAGGTCCAGGTGCAGCGGGGTCACGGACACGTAGCCGGCGCTCACCGCGTGGAAGTCGGTGCCCTCCGGCGCGTCCCACTCCGCCCCGCCCCCGCCGATCCAGTAGTAGTCCCGACCCATGGGATCCTTGCCGCGGACGATGGAGTCGTTGTAGACGCGCCGCGCCAGGCGCGTGACGCGCACCCCCTTCACCTCCGCCGCGTCGATTGCCGGGAGGTTCACGTTGAGCAGCGTCTCGCGCGGGAAGTCGCCGCGCGCGAGGAGCTTCGGGAGCAGCCGCTCCAGCAGGGGCCCGTAGCCGCGGATCCGCTCCGGGTCGCGCCCCACGTACGACACCGCCACCGCCGGGATCCCCAGGATGGTGGCCTCCATGGCGCCCGCGACGGTGCCGGAGTACAGCACGTCCTCCCCCATGTTGGGCCCGTGGTTCACCCCGGAGAGCACGTAGTCCGGCTTCTGCTCCAGCAGCGCCCCCACCGCCAGCGCCACACAGTCCGTGGGCGTCCCGTCCACGTGCCGCACCCCCTCGCGCACCCGCCTCGCCCGCAGCGGGTGGTGCATGGTGAGTGAGTGGCTGGTGGCGCTCTGCTCGCGGTCCGGTGCCACGATCTGCACCGTGCCCAGGCACTTCGCGGCGGTCGCGAGCACCTCCAGCCCGAGCGCCAGGTAGCCGTCGTCGTTCGTGCAGAGAATCAGCATCGTTTCAGGACTGCGGTTTTGGGCGGGAGGGGCCCCCTCCCCCGGCCCCTCCCCCGCAAGCGGGAGAGGGGTGAACGGCAACTGCAGTTCGGCACCCGTGCGGAGAGGACCGCCACACTAGAATGCCACGGCCACCCTCATCCCGGGTGACAATCTATTCCCGGATCGCGGCCGGCCCGAGCAGCTCCAGGATCTCCTCCAGCTCCGTCCGTAGCGACCGCACGAACGACTCCTCCAGCGCGCGGCCGGAGCTGGCGCCGACGTCGCCGGAGGAGCGCAGCTCGTCGATCTTCCGGCGCGCGCCCTCGATGGTGTAGCCCTCCTCGTGCACCAGGCGGCGGATCAGGGCGATCAGCTCCAGGTCGCGCGCCCGGTAGACGCGGTTGCCCTGCCGGTTCTTCGCGGGGGAGAAGGCGTCGAACTGCGTCTCCCAGTAGCGCAGCACGTGCGGCTTCAGCGCCAGCAGCTCGCACACCTCGCCGATGGAGTAGAACTCCCGCTGTGGAGCGCGGCGCTTCACCCCCAGTGCTCCGGCTTCGGCTCGCGCAGCATCAGCC from Longimicrobiaceae bacterium includes these protein-coding regions:
- a CDS encoding protein-L-isoaspartate(D-aspartate) O-methyltransferase is translated as MSADRFIAQRRALIGKMQERGIRDLEVLRAFDTVPRHEFLPEAVWHRAYEDAPVPIGFGQTASQPSLQAFYMQALGLGPTDRVLEIGTGSGFQTAVLAHLVDRVYSVERIRELSIRAREVLDRLRLSNVALLVGDGTIGWSRYAPYDAILVSAAGPEIPAPLVNQLAPGGRMLVPVGSKEGQQLLMVRRTPEGIRTEEVLDVTFVPLMGRFGWEERGEPGRGG
- the surE gene encoding 5'/3'-nucleotidase SurE, whose product is MLILCTNDDGYLALGLEVLATAAKCLGTVQIVAPDREQSATSHSLTMHHPLRARRVREGVRHVDGTPTDCVALAVGALLEQKPDYVLSGVNHGPNMGEDVLYSGTVAGAMEATILGIPAVAVSYVGRDPERIRGYGPLLERLLPKLLARGDFPRETLLNVNLPAIDAAEVKGVRVTRLARRVYNDSIVRGKDPMGRDYYWIGGGGAEWDAPEGTDFHAVSAGYVSVTPLHLDLTNHALLEDVASWGLGT
- the lgt gene encoding prolipoprotein diacylglyceryl transferase gives rise to the protein MTATALASLLLEVPFPRIDPVALDLPGPIDVRWYGLGYLAGFFVAYVILRRLAQSGFLRMEPDAAGDLITALVLGVILGGRLGYILFYDFADFAASPARIFRIWEGGLSFHGGLLGVILATWWFTRKHRIPFFNLGDGLALAVPFGIFFVRLANFVNGELYGRVAEPDVPWAMRFPTDPAAVRLLRLEGLPMRERERAIEAAYETGAWEAVREQVPLRHPSQLYEALTEGLLLGLILWAVYAWTRRRGIRLPDGTFGGIFLVGYGLFRSFVELFRQPDAQFRSADDPLGTVLGPLTMGQTLSVLMILGGLAILVWSWRRAQHSPTRFAG
- a CDS encoding ATP-binding protein, which produces MTIQAADEPRFRVPLTAPDQILAELSAEEVRQHLRALQAVTEAILAHLTLPELLRELLDRLRAILGVDAATVLLCSEEGSTLVVRASSGLEEELEHPVEIPVGQGITGAVAARRQPVIVDDVSRFETVSPGLQRLSSMMVAPLLAEGDLLGVLHLGTVAPRTFTARDLYLLQVVADRVAMAVKNALLYDRAQEQVQAREAAEAAHREAEERFRIYAESASDAIFAIDEESIVQYANPAVERIFGYRPEELAGRSLSMLIPERMREAHQQGMAHFVATGRRRIPWDGVELPGLHRDGREIALEISFGAYTRGGRRFFTGIARDVTERVRQQEQLESLAAELEATVEELKVRTADAEAANRAKTDFLAVMSHELRTPLAAILGYAQLLEMGLPEPVPEGDRKHVERIGAAARHQLALVEEILTFSQLQAGRAEARPEPMDLVAVTREAADMIAPGAAAKGLMLSLEGPDALPLFSDPARIRQVLANILSNALKFTREGGIRVRVEEAGEGTLVSVEDTGIGIAADDLERIFDPFWQVRQSASREVEGSGLGLSVSRRIAEELLGGQVTVESTPGAGSTFRLHLPAGRAPVGE
- the acnA gene encoding aconitate hydratase AcnA — encoded protein: MTDSFGARSTLRVGDREYRIFRLNALEREGIDVSRLPYSLRILLENLLRHEDGVSVTREDVLAMARWNPAERPEREIAYTPARTVLQDFTGVPCVVDLAAMRDAMAELGGDPARINPLQPVELVIDHSIQVDAFGTADAFEKNVELDYQRNAERYAFLRWGQQAFDNFKVVPPNTGIVHQVNLEYLSRVVFSTDENPNLPDDGGLPLAYPDTCVGTDSHTPMVNGLGVLAWGVGGIEAEAAMLGQPISMLIPEVIGFRLEGELPEGATATDLVLTITELLRKKGVVGKFVEFYGPGVASLALADRATIGNMSPEYGATCAIFPPDEVTLQYLRFTGRPEERIALVEAYMKEQGLFHTKDSPEPVFTDTLTLDLNTVEPSVAGPKRPQDRIPLSNVKKAFREALPSLVPEGWPPPAAVKDAAAIGLENRADKASGVWGEGSGAAAGSQAAADASPHSDEGAIDHGSVVIAAITSCTNTSNPAVMIAAGLLAKKAAEHGLQRKPWVKTSLAPGSKVVTEYYEKSGLQPYLDQLGFQTVGYGCTTCIGNSGPLPEEIAREVQERRLVAASVLSGNRNFEGRINSDVRANFLMSPPLVVAFAIAGRIDWDPYNEPIGTGKDGRSVFLKDIWPTSQEVQETIHAAIQSDMYERSYASVFEGDERWKSMDIPAGNRFAWAEDSTYVRQPPYFAGMAKEAPRTTEDIRGARAVALLGDSVTTDHISPAGSIKKDSPAGSYLVEHGVEPRNFNSYGSRRGNHEVMVRGTFANVRIRNRLAPGTEGGWTTYFPEDEITTIYDAAMRYAQDGTPLCVLAGKEYGSGSSRDWAAKGPYLQGIKFVVAESYERIHRSNLVGMGILPLQFLAGESVESLGLTGRETFDVVGLKDAIDSRFASGREVTVRATGEDGQAKEFRALIRIDTPQEVLYYLNGGILQFVLRQLISGKQEPEAISGGQAASNQVPVGDRVADDAVEEGSIESFPASDPPAY
- a CDS encoding cation diffusion facilitator family transporter; the encoded protein is MGAGHHHGHGHSHGHGHHGHGSAGARNVRRLTITLALAATYMVAEAVGGWWANSLALLADAGHMLSDVGALALSLFAIWIAQRPATPQRTYGYYRTEILAALANGATLIAISLFIFVEAWERIREPQPVAGGVVMAIAVGGLLVNVVGLLMLHGGKDESLNVRGAWLHLLTDALGSVGAITGGLLVWAFGWYWADPAVSVAIGILVIYSSWHLLRESVGVLLEGTPGHIDVEAVRAAMVEVDGVGEVHDLHVWTITSGMDAMSAHVVVGDGAGARPGGEVLSALHAMLHERFGLHHMTIQVETPEFRATCEACA
- a CDS encoding MerR family transcriptional regulator, with amino-acid sequence MKRRAPQREFYSIGEVCELLALKPHVLRYWETQFDAFSPAKNRQGNRVYRARDLELIALIRRLVHEEGYTIEGARRKIDELRSSGDVGASSGRALEESFVRSLRTELEEILELLGPAAIRE
- a CDS encoding co-chaperone GroES family protein, whose amino-acid sequence is MSREVILIGDKVLIKPEENEKTPSGLYLPQSVAEKEKVGGGYVVNVGPGYPTSEPAGGDGEPWSRTASKTGVRYVPLQASKGDYAIYLRREAVEVEIDDSAYLIVPHAAILLLIRDRIPLP
- a CDS encoding tetratricopeptide repeat protein, which gives rise to MASPSVASRTRNTSRGPDNDDIVMARAIQFSEWARRNAKIVIAVSVAALIVVGGLFYYRIYREQRAERAAVQLSQVEQTVASGNATLALRDLGDFSRRFGGTVEADQARLMQARLHLEANEPAKAVAVLQEMGEGPRTVVGAQGGLLLAAAHNQAGNRQAAIDAYLRVADAAQLDYLRQEALEGAALLRQQAGDFAGAAELYRRLLGTTEEGSFQRSVYEMRLAEAEARAQAK